The genomic region CCTGGATCATCGAGGATGATTACGACGGCGAGTTTCGTTATGATGGACGGCCGTTGCCAACCCTGAAGAGCGCCGATACGGCCGATCGCGTCATCTATGTCGGCACATTTTCCAAAACCATGTTTCCAGCGCTGCGCCTGGGATTCTACATCGCGCCAAAACCGCTGGTCTCCACCTTCCAGCGCATTTCAGGCGCCTTCCTGCAGGGGGTCCCTTCGAGCATCCAGGCCGTTCTCGCCGCCTTCATCGAGGATGGTCATTTCGCCACGCATCTACGCCGCATGCGCGAAATCTATGCCGGGCGCCATGCCGCTTTCCATGACGCGGCGAGCAAGCAGCTCAAGGGCCTGCTGAACGTTCACAACTCGGTCGCCGGCTTTCACCTAGTCGGCACTTTCGGTACGCCCGCTATGAACGAAGACAAGGTCTGCGCGGACGCGGACGCCGCCGGCCTGTCCGTTTCGCCGATCGGGCGGTTCTGCATTGAACGATCCGACGCCGACCGTGGGGTGGTGCTTGGCGTTGCCGCGATCGATCAGCGCACCATTCGCAAGGGCGTGGAGACGCTCGCCGGCGTCCTGGAGAAGAACCGGCGCTAGCGCCCCGTAACCGATCGACGGACTTAGCGCGCATCCTCCAGGATCATCGCCGCGCCCTTTTCCGCCACCATGATGGTCGGCGCGTTGATGTTGCCGGATGTCACGTTCGGGAACACCGAAGCATCGACAACGCGCAGCCCTTGCAGACCGTGCACGCGCAGCCGCGCATCGACCACATTGCGCCCGTCATCCGGTCCCATGCGGCAAGTGCAGGACGCATGGAACACGCTGCCGGAACGGGCGCGGATATCCGCGATCAGCGCATCCTCGCCCTGCGTCGCCGGGCCAGGCTTCATCTCATCGATGATGACGTCGCGCATGGCTGGCGCTGCGGCTATGCGGCGTATCAGCCGGACGCCGGCAAGCATCTGCTCCATGTCCCCCGGCGCCGAAAGATAATTCGGTTCGATGACCGGGGCCGCCTTGGCATCCGGTGATCCGATGGCGATGGAGCCGCGGCTCGTCGGCCGGCAGGGCTGAATGCCGATGAAGAAGCCGGGAAACGGATCAGGCAGCGTGAGCCGCCGCACACCGGGCGTCGGCTTGCTGTAGCTGACCGGCGAGAAGTAGAGCTGGGTATCGACCCGATCGAGACCGTCACTGGATTTGACGAAGCCGCCCGCCTGGTTGACGCTGAGCGACAGCGGCCCATCCCGAAACAGAATGTAGCGCGCGCCAAGCAGCAGCCGGCCCCACCAGGGACGCAGTTGCGAGTTGAGCGTGCGCACGCGCGAGCGATAGAGATAGTCGATGCCAAGGTGGTCCTGAAGGTTTTGCCCAACCCCCGGCATGTCCTTCACGACCGGCTTGCCGAACCTCTGCAACACAGTGCCGGGACCAACGCCCGAATGCTGCAGCAGCGCCGGCGAATGCACCGCGCCCGCGGACAGGACGATTTCCCGCCTGGCGTTCGCGGTCTGCCTGATCCCGCTGACCTCATACTCGACGCCGACCGCGCGCGAGCCTTCGAAAAGGATGCGTGTGGCGTATGCGCCGGTGATGACCTTCAGGTTCGAACGGCCGGTGACAGGGTGCAGAAAGGCTGTCGCCGACGAGGCGCGAAACCCCTTTTTCGCGCTGATCTGATAGACCGAAATGCCTTCCTGCTGTTCGCCATTGTAGTCAGGCGTTCTGTGGAAACCGGCCTGCTCGGCGGCCAGCAGCCAGTCCTTGCACAGCGGATGCACCGATGGGGCCATGTCGGTGACGTGCAACTCGCCATTGTCGCCCCGCATGGCGTCACCACCCCGCTCGAAGGTTTCGATCGACTTGAAGAAGGGCAGAACATCATCCCAGCCCCAGCCGGGATTGCCGGCCTGTTTCCAATCGTCGAAGTCGTGCCGCTGACCACGCACATAGACCATGGCGTTGATGGAGGACGACCCGCCCAGCACCTTGCCGCGCGGCCAATAGCTGCTGCGCCCGGCAAGCGCTTCCTGCGGCCCGGTCTCGAACTTCCAGTTCACCTTGGGATTGTAGAAGCTGTGGCCATAGCCGATCGGCATGCGGATCATGAAGCGACGGTCGCTGCCGCCGGCCTCCAGCAACAGGACGCGATGCCTCCCCGATCTGGTCAAACGATTGGCAAGCACGCAGCCCGCCGAGCCGGCGCCAACAACAATGAAATCGAACTCGGCCAATGTCTGCCCTCTGCAATCAGCTCGCTTCTACAGCAGGGACGCGCACGGCAAAGGAGCCATTTCAGGAAGAGTTCACAGCCAATTTGGGCCTGGACGCCAGCCTCCGCGTCCAGCTTTGGCTCGATGAGGATGGAACTTCCGGATTTCCATGAACATGACGGTGATGCACATCACGGTCGCTCCCTCCGCCCTCATCTCACGAATCCTCTTGAATGCCGCGTTAAATGACGCCATATTGCGTCATATCAAGTGGCGAAAATGACGACAGGAAATGGTTATGGGTCTCGTCCAGTATTCCGACAATGGACTCTTCGCGCCACGCAAGATCGCGGAAGCGTTCCGCACGACCAGCGAGGAGGTCGCCCGCACGGCGGGGCTTGGCAGGGACGCGGTTCAGCGCAAGGACCGTATCCGGTCGGACAAGACCCAGCGCCGGCTGCGCGAGATGGTCGAGGTGATCAACAAGGTCGAGCCGCGTTTCGGTTCGCAACTGATGGCCTATGCCTGGTATCGCTCGGAGCCGCTGCCGGGCTTTTCGGGCCAGACGGCCATGCAGCTCGTGCGCAGCGGCCGTGCGGACGACGTGCTGGACTATGTCGACGCGATCGACGCCGGCGTGCACGCCTGACACGGTGCAGTATCGCGGAAAGCTCTATCGAGCGCTGAACCCCATTTTTGCACGCGAGCCGCTTTCGGGCCGTGGGGCCGAACTCTACGGCGGACGGTTCAACCCCAAGGGCATGCCGGCTCTCTATGCGTCGCTATCGGTGATGACGGCGCTACGCGAAGCCAACCA from Mesorhizobium shangrilense harbors:
- a CDS encoding GMC family oxidoreductase, which codes for MAEFDFIVVGAGSAGCVLANRLTRSGRHRVLLLEAGGSDRRFMIRMPIGYGHSFYNPKVNWKFETGPQEALAGRSSYWPRGKVLGGSSSINAMVYVRGQRHDFDDWKQAGNPGWGWDDVLPFFKSIETFERGGDAMRGDNGELHVTDMAPSVHPLCKDWLLAAEQAGFHRTPDYNGEQQEGISVYQISAKKGFRASSATAFLHPVTGRSNLKVITGAYATRILFEGSRAVGVEYEVSGIRQTANARREIVLSAGAVHSPALLQHSGVGPGTVLQRFGKPVVKDMPGVGQNLQDHLGIDYLYRSRVRTLNSQLRPWWGRLLLGARYILFRDGPLSLSVNQAGGFVKSSDGLDRVDTQLYFSPVSYSKPTPGVRRLTLPDPFPGFFIGIQPCRPTSRGSIAIGSPDAKAAPVIEPNYLSAPGDMEQMLAGVRLIRRIAAAPAMRDVIIDEMKPGPATQGEDALIADIRARSGSVFHASCTCRMGPDDGRNVVDARLRVHGLQGLRVVDASVFPNVTSGNINAPTIMVAEKGAAMILEDAR
- a CDS encoding MbcA/ParS/Xre antitoxin family protein, with product MGLVQYSDNGLFAPRKIAEAFRTTSEEVARTAGLGRDAVQRKDRIRSDKTQRRLREMVEVINKVEPRFGSQLMAYAWYRSEPLPGFSGQTAMQLVRSGRADDVLDYVDAIDAGVHA